In Defluviitalea raffinosedens, the genomic stretch AACTCTGAAACTGCTTGTGCGAAGTTTTCCAAGATTTCAATTCCTTTTTGTGTATGAGCAATTTCTCTTCCTCTAAATCGCACAGAAACTTTTACTTTGTTTCCATCTTTCAAGAACTTCATCGCATTCTTGATTTTAACTTCCAAATCATGCTTCTCAATATTAGGGGACAATCTGACTTCTTTCACATTGATCACTTTCTGCTTTTTACGAGCTTCTTTTTCCTTTTTAGCCAAATCGAACTTGTACTTACCATAATCCATAATACGGCAAACAGGTGGATTCGCTTTAGGCGCAATTTTAACCAGGTCAAGATTTCTTTCATTCGCCAGCATCTGCGCTTCTTTAGCAGAAACAATTCCTATTTGCGTTCCATCCACATCAATGAGTCTCACTTCTTTGTCCCTAATTTGCTCATTAATCATTAACTCGCTAATAACCGAGCACCTCCCAATAGTATTTAAAACTTATATATAATAAAAAAAGCGGATAGAATCTATCCGCTTCAAATACACCTTAAAGAGTAAACATATATCATAATAATTATGACATACTTTCTCATTTAATCATGTATGAACCCTGTCGACTTAATGCGCAAGGTGAGAAACGGATGTTTCTACTTTTTTAATTAACATATCCTAAGAAACTATAGCATTATTCTATAGAGTTGTCAAGTCCTTGTGTATCAATTTTTTTAGATGCTATTTCATCTTTAATTCTTTCTATGAAATCAGATAATGCTTGTGCCCCTTCATCGCCTTTTGCACGGCTTCTGACTGACACCTTGCTTTCTTCTTGTTCTTGTTGTCCCACAATCAGCATATATG encodes the following:
- the infC gene encoding translation initiation factor IF-3 gives rise to the protein MINEQIRDKEVRLIDVDGTQIGIVSAKEAQMLANERNLDLVKIAPKANPPVCRIMDYGKYKFDLAKKEKEARKKQKVINVKEVRLSPNIEKHDLEVKIKNAMKFLKDGNKVKVSVRFRGREIAHTQKGIEILENFAQAVSEFGEVEKKPKMEGKSMIIIVTPKQM